One part of the Lapillicoccus jejuensis genome encodes these proteins:
- the ahcY gene encoding adenosylhomocysteinase, producing the protein MSFDFKVADLSLAEAGRHQLRLAEHEMPGLMALREEYGDSQPLKGARIAGSLHMTVQTAVLIETLTALGAEVRWASCNIYSTQDEAAAAVVVGPQGTPEDPQGVPVFAWKGETLEEYWWCTDQILTWPGAEGPNMILDDGGDATMLVHKGREWETAGQVPPVTEEDSEEFGVFKELVRRTVAEDATKWTRISEGIKGVTEETTTGVHRLYQLAEAGELLFPAINVNDAVTKSKFDNTYGCRHSLIDGLNRATDVLIGGKVAVVCGYGDVGKGCAESLRGQGARVIVTEIDPICALQAAMEGFQVARLEDVVGSADIFVTTTGCYDVITADHMAAMKNKAIVANIGHFDNEIDMAGLARTAGITKTQIKPQVHEWTYSDGHSIIVLSEGRLMNLGNATGHPSFVMSNSFSNQTIAQIELFTKTSEYDKQVYVLPKHLDEKVARLHLEALGVRLTELTKGQAEYLGVDVAGPYKPDHYRY; encoded by the coding sequence ATGTCCTTCGACTTCAAGGTGGCCGACCTGAGCCTCGCCGAGGCCGGCCGTCACCAGCTCCGTCTGGCCGAGCACGAGATGCCGGGCCTCATGGCCCTGCGCGAGGAGTACGGCGACTCGCAGCCCCTCAAGGGCGCACGGATCGCCGGCTCGCTGCACATGACCGTGCAGACCGCCGTGCTCATCGAGACGCTCACCGCGCTCGGTGCCGAGGTCCGCTGGGCCTCCTGCAACATCTACTCCACCCAGGACGAGGCCGCCGCGGCCGTCGTCGTCGGCCCGCAGGGCACCCCCGAGGACCCGCAGGGCGTCCCGGTCTTCGCCTGGAAGGGCGAGACGCTCGAGGAGTACTGGTGGTGCACCGACCAGATCCTCACCTGGCCCGGCGCCGAGGGCCCGAACATGATCCTCGACGACGGCGGCGATGCCACGATGCTCGTCCACAAGGGGCGCGAGTGGGAGACCGCCGGCCAGGTGCCGCCGGTCACCGAGGAGGACTCCGAGGAGTTCGGCGTCTTCAAGGAGCTCGTGCGCCGCACGGTCGCCGAGGACGCCACCAAGTGGACGCGCATCTCCGAGGGCATCAAGGGCGTCACCGAGGAGACCACCACGGGCGTCCACCGCCTCTACCAGCTGGCCGAGGCCGGCGAGCTGCTCTTCCCGGCCATCAACGTCAACGACGCGGTGACCAAGAGCAAGTTCGACAACACCTACGGCTGCCGCCACAGCCTCATCGACGGGCTCAACCGCGCCACCGACGTCCTCATCGGCGGCAAGGTCGCGGTCGTCTGCGGCTACGGCGACGTCGGCAAGGGCTGCGCGGAGTCGCTGCGCGGCCAGGGCGCCCGCGTCATCGTCACCGAGATCGACCCGATCTGCGCGCTGCAGGCCGCGATGGAGGGCTTCCAGGTCGCGCGCCTCGAGGACGTCGTCGGCTCCGCCGACATCTTCGTCACGACGACCGGCTGCTACGACGTCATCACCGCGGACCACATGGCCGCGATGAAGAACAAGGCCATCGTCGCCAACATCGGCCACTTCGACAACGAGATCGACATGGCGGGCCTGGCCCGCACGGCCGGCATCACCAAGACGCAGATCAAGCCGCAGGTCCACGAGTGGACCTACAGCGACGGCCACTCGATCATCGTCCTGTCCGAGGGTCGCCTGATGAACCTGGGCAACGCCACCGGGCACCCGAGCTTCGTCATGAGCAACTCGTTCTCGAACCAGACGATCGCGCAGATCGAGCTGTTCACGAAGACCTCGGAGTACGACAAGCAGGTCTACGTGCTGCCCAAGCACCTCGACGAGAAGGTCGCCCGCCTGCACCTCGAGGCCCTGGGTGTCCGGCTCACCGAGCTGACCAAGGGCCAGGCGGAGTACCTCGGCGTCGACGTCGCCGGGCCGTACAAGCCGGACCACTACCGCTACTGA
- a CDS encoding phosphomannomutase/phosphoglucomutase — protein MSERRLSDFIKAYDVRGVVPDQLDEDVARAIGAAFAQVVATPEGATGVVVGHDMRPSSPALSRAFAEGVAAHGLDVTLIGLCSTDGLYYASGALGLPGAMFTASHNPAQYNGIKLCRAGARPVGQDSGLGEIRDLAQWSLDRGDQVGREGTDRVGEISERDLLADYAAFLRGLVDLSTVRPLKVVVDAGNGMGGHTVPAVLGTGAGLPELPLDVVPLYFELDGTFPNHEANPLEPENLRDLQKAVVEYGADLGLAFDGDADRCFVVDERGEPVSPSAITGLVAEREIARAVADGTPAGDLAVVHNVISSAAVAEVIRENGARPVRTRVGHSFIKAEMAREGAIFGGEHSAHYYFRDFWFADTGMLAALHVLAALGGQDEPLSRLTASYDRYAASGEINSTVTDQAAATQRVRDWAGEQGDVTYDELDGLTIHHAATSGAQGDSPLWWLNVRASNTEPLLRLNVEAADRGTMEAVRDAVLSVVRAG, from the coding sequence GTGAGCGAGCGCCGGCTGTCCGACTTCATCAAGGCCTACGACGTGCGCGGCGTGGTCCCCGACCAGCTCGACGAGGACGTCGCCCGGGCCATCGGCGCCGCCTTCGCGCAGGTCGTCGCGACCCCGGAGGGGGCGACCGGCGTCGTCGTCGGCCACGACATGCGCCCGAGCTCGCCGGCCCTCAGCCGGGCCTTCGCCGAGGGCGTGGCCGCCCACGGCCTCGACGTCACCCTCATCGGCCTGTGCTCGACCGACGGCCTCTACTACGCCAGCGGCGCCCTCGGGCTGCCCGGGGCGATGTTCACCGCCAGCCACAACCCCGCCCAGTACAACGGGATCAAGCTCTGCCGGGCCGGGGCCCGGCCCGTCGGGCAGGACTCGGGCCTCGGCGAGATCCGCGACCTCGCGCAGTGGTCGCTCGACCGCGGCGACCAGGTGGGCCGCGAGGGCACGGACCGGGTCGGCGAGATCTCCGAGCGCGACCTGCTCGCCGACTACGCCGCCTTCCTGCGCGGCCTCGTCGACCTCTCGACGGTCCGCCCGCTCAAGGTCGTCGTCGACGCCGGCAACGGCATGGGCGGGCACACCGTCCCCGCCGTCCTCGGCACCGGCGCGGGCCTGCCCGAGCTGCCGCTGGACGTCGTCCCGCTCTACTTCGAGCTCGACGGCACCTTCCCCAACCACGAGGCCAACCCGCTCGAGCCGGAGAACCTGCGCGACCTGCAGAAGGCCGTCGTCGAGTACGGCGCCGACCTCGGCCTGGCCTTCGACGGCGACGCCGACCGCTGCTTCGTCGTCGACGAGCGCGGCGAGCCGGTCAGCCCCAGCGCCATCACCGGCCTCGTCGCCGAGCGCGAGATCGCCCGCGCCGTCGCCGACGGCACCCCCGCGGGCGACCTCGCCGTCGTGCACAACGTCATCTCCTCGGCCGCCGTCGCCGAGGTCATCCGCGAGAACGGCGCCCGCCCGGTCCGCACCCGCGTCGGGCACTCCTTCATCAAGGCCGAGATGGCCCGCGAGGGCGCGATCTTCGGCGGCGAGCACTCCGCGCACTACTACTTCCGCGACTTCTGGTTCGCCGACACCGGGATGCTCGCCGCGCTGCACGTCCTCGCCGCCCTCGGCGGCCAGGACGAGCCGCTGTCGCGGCTGACGGCGTCGTACGACCGCTACGCCGCCTCGGGCGAGATCAACTCGACCGTCACCGACCAGGCCGCCGCCACGCAGCGGGTGCGCGACTGGGCGGGGGAGCAGGGCGACGTCACGTACGACGAGCTCGACGGCCTGACCATCCACCACGCCGCCACCTCGGGCGCGCAGGGTGACTCGCCGCTGTGGTGGCTCAACGTCCGCGCGTCGAACACGGAGCCGCTGCTGCGGCTCAACGTCGAGGCCGCCGACCGTGGCACGATGGAGGCCGTCCGCGACGCGGTCCTCTCGGTCGTCCGAGCGGGCTGA
- a CDS encoding pilus assembly protein TadG-related protein, whose translation MLVTRRAVPARRSVRSSVRRLLASRRRRDRGVVAVTTAILLTVLVGCCGAVVDVGRWYLTQQQAQRAADAAASGGVVSLPGDPTAAYATAAALASSNGFPSAGGTTVTSQAVGPGGNRLSVTVRTSVNNFFLPLFGIGRTNIATTATADYVKPVQMGSPCNEFGNDPSGSAVRSSNCNATGQFWANIGSPAGTKVSGDAFTDNSCSSSTSDGCPGNVNTDFNSSGYYFTLTLTKPVTDLRVEAFDPAFVAVGDTCTLNGINANNDTKASPPASGTIYASGSSNPACTGDVSFNGVPVTTQYTLRQATSTTVALDPSTYAPMANCSTTFPGYNGDLSGIQDPAWGNGDKVKSAVRAEFRQWVPLCQPLGTTPAGTYYLQVQTSGVGADNAGGHNRFSLRAYSGTDTSAQDGISISVSQRMAIYANIPASKTTFYLARVPAASAGRTLSIALFDIGDSTGPGVVSILDPTGGSPKGCTGTGPVSGKLPSCAVTSSSSFNGRWERISVPIPATYTCDDTDPLACWYRLSYDYGTGNQPSDTTSWTASVGGSPVRLIQ comes from the coding sequence GTGCTCGTGACCCGGCGCGCCGTGCCCGCCCGGCGCTCCGTGCGGAGCTCCGTACGGCGGCTGCTCGCCTCGCGCCGGCGTCGCGACCGCGGCGTCGTCGCCGTGACGACGGCGATCCTGCTCACCGTCCTCGTCGGCTGCTGCGGCGCGGTCGTCGACGTGGGGCGGTGGTACCTCACCCAGCAGCAGGCCCAGCGGGCCGCCGACGCGGCCGCGTCCGGCGGGGTCGTCTCGCTGCCCGGCGACCCGACGGCGGCGTACGCGACGGCGGCGGCGCTCGCGAGCAGCAACGGGTTCCCCAGCGCTGGGGGCACGACGGTGACGAGCCAGGCCGTCGGCCCTGGCGGCAACCGGCTCAGCGTCACCGTGCGGACCTCGGTGAACAACTTCTTCCTCCCGCTCTTCGGCATCGGGAGGACCAACATCGCGACCACCGCCACGGCGGACTACGTCAAGCCCGTCCAGATGGGCAGCCCCTGCAACGAGTTCGGGAACGACCCCTCGGGCTCGGCCGTGCGCAGCAGCAACTGCAACGCCACCGGCCAGTTCTGGGCCAACATCGGCAGCCCGGCGGGCACCAAGGTGTCCGGTGACGCCTTCACCGACAACTCGTGCAGCAGCTCGACCTCGGACGGCTGCCCGGGCAACGTCAACACCGACTTCAACAGCTCCGGCTACTACTTCACGCTCACCCTCACCAAGCCGGTGACCGACCTGCGCGTCGAGGCCTTCGACCCGGCCTTCGTCGCCGTCGGCGACACCTGCACGCTCAACGGGATCAACGCGAACAACGACACCAAGGCCTCGCCCCCCGCCAGCGGCACGATCTACGCCTCGGGGTCCAGCAACCCCGCCTGCACGGGCGACGTGTCGTTCAACGGGGTGCCGGTCACGACCCAGTACACGCTGCGGCAGGCGACCTCCACGACGGTGGCCCTCGACCCGAGCACCTACGCCCCGATGGCCAACTGCTCGACGACCTTCCCGGGCTACAACGGCGACCTCAGCGGCATCCAGGACCCGGCCTGGGGCAACGGGGACAAGGTCAAGTCCGCGGTCAGGGCGGAGTTCCGGCAGTGGGTCCCCCTGTGCCAGCCGCTCGGGACCACCCCTGCGGGCACGTACTACCTGCAGGTGCAGACCTCCGGGGTCGGCGCGGACAACGCCGGCGGTCACAACCGGTTCTCGCTGCGCGCGTACTCCGGCACCGACACGTCGGCGCAGGACGGCATCAGCATCTCGGTCAGCCAGCGGATGGCCATCTACGCCAACATCCCGGCATCGAAGACGACCTTCTACCTGGCCCGGGTGCCCGCGGCCTCGGCGGGACGGACCCTGAGCATCGCGCTGTTCGACATCGGCGACAGCACGGGGCCCGGCGTCGTGAGCATCCTCGACCCCACGGGTGGCTCACCCAAGGGGTGCACGGGCACCGGCCCGGTCAGCGGGAAGCTGCCCTCGTGCGCGGTCACCTCCAGCAGCTCCTTCAACGGGCGCTGGGAACGCATCTCCGTCCCCATCCCGGCGACGTACACGTGCGACGACACCGACCCGCTGGCCTGCTGGTACCGGCTCAGCTACGACTACGGCACGGGCAACCAGCCGAGCGACACCACGTCGTGGACCGCCTCGGTCGGCGGCAGCCCCGTCCGGCTCATCCAGTAG
- a CDS encoding Trm112 family protein — protein sequence MSTSSTDWPRSILRCPACRSELVDAEGPTGPELVCTDGSCARAYRVDDGVPVLLVHEARRPQG from the coding sequence ATGAGCACGTCTTCCACCGACTGGCCCCGCTCGATCCTGCGCTGCCCCGCCTGCCGGTCCGAGCTCGTCGACGCCGAGGGCCCCACCGGCCCGGAGCTGGTCTGCACCGACGGGTCCTGCGCCCGGGCCTACCGGGTCGACGACGGCGTCCCGGTGCTGCTCGTCCACGAGGCCCGTCGCCCCCAGGGCTGA
- a CDS encoding cation diffusion facilitator family transporter, whose product MSTEGGTRAIYAALAANLGIAVTKFAAFLLTGSSSMLAESIHSVADSGNQLLLLLGGRRARREATPQHPFGYGRERYFWAFVVSIVLFSVGGLFALYEAYHKWEHPEGISDWVWVPFVVLVVSIGLEGNSFRTAVQESNPQRGSRSWPQFVRSAKAPELPVILLEDLAALLGLVFALVGVTLTVVTGDGRWDAVGTGLIGLLLVAVAAVLAVEMKSLLLGEAASRENVAAIEAAVAGTDGVDRLIHMRTLHVGPEELVVAAKVAVTASDSAELVASTINRAELHARQAVPGLTLLMYLEPDIDHGDDEPRPAWDPETPPAQVPPPAGPA is encoded by the coding sequence ATGTCGACCGAGGGTGGGACCAGGGCCATCTACGCCGCGCTCGCGGCCAACCTCGGGATCGCGGTGACGAAGTTCGCCGCGTTCCTCCTCACCGGCAGCAGCTCGATGCTCGCCGAGTCCATCCACTCGGTCGCCGACTCCGGCAACCAGCTGCTGCTCCTGCTCGGCGGGCGCCGGGCGCGGCGGGAGGCCACGCCGCAGCACCCGTTCGGCTACGGCCGCGAGCGCTACTTCTGGGCCTTCGTCGTCTCGATCGTGCTGTTCAGCGTCGGCGGGCTCTTCGCGCTCTACGAGGCGTACCACAAGTGGGAGCACCCCGAGGGGATCAGCGACTGGGTGTGGGTGCCGTTCGTCGTCCTCGTCGTGAGCATCGGCCTCGAGGGCAACTCGTTCCGCACCGCGGTCCAGGAGTCCAACCCGCAGCGCGGGTCGCGCTCCTGGCCGCAGTTCGTCCGCAGCGCCAAGGCCCCCGAGCTGCCGGTCATCCTCCTCGAGGACCTCGCCGCGCTGCTCGGGCTCGTCTTCGCGCTCGTCGGCGTGACGCTGACCGTGGTCACCGGCGACGGGCGCTGGGACGCCGTCGGCACCGGGCTCATCGGCCTGCTGCTCGTCGCGGTCGCCGCCGTGCTCGCGGTCGAGATGAAGTCGCTGCTGCTCGGGGAGGCGGCCTCCCGGGAGAACGTCGCGGCCATCGAGGCCGCCGTCGCCGGGACCGACGGCGTCGACCGGCTCATCCACATGCGCACGCTGCACGTCGGCCCGGAGGAGCTCGTCGTGGCCGCGAAGGTCGCCGTCACCGCCAGCGACAGCGCCGAGCTCGTCGCGTCGACGATCAACCGCGCCGAGCTGCACGCGCGCCAGGCCGTCCCCGGCCTGACCCTGCTGATGTACCTCGAGCCGGACATCGACCACGGGGACGACGAGCCGCGGCCCGCGTGGGACCCCGAGACGCCGCCCGCCCAGGTCCCGCCGCCGGCCGGACCGGCCTAG
- a CDS encoding SIS domain-containing protein — translation MPHFDDSLVDDEEAVARLDSRGTLRALATAGAQVRQAVRLSEEAGVARVGGGERPRSVVVAATGGSAVVADVLELLAEPGSPVPVAVRRNVPLPGWVGSLDLVVAVSQSGRAPGPLALAAEAARRGASLLTVGAPDSPLADVAARARGVHVPTPPGPASSRTALWALLTPVVLAADALGLVAARPAVLVSVADRLDAQAELFRPGSDTFVNPAKSLALELADGVPVVLGDGALTGVAAARAASMLARTARVPATWGQLPDAASQVVACFDGPYSDAGISRGAGLGDLRVDDIFADPFLDGPPMPRLRLLMLRDTAAEERGGPDGEQAQGRRVADAVVRLAADAGVRVSQHDTEAGHALERLAGHVALVDFAATYLSLGLGTDPGLSPHVADLRDLTGE, via the coding sequence GTGCCGCACTTCGACGACTCGCTGGTCGACGACGAGGAGGCCGTCGCGCGGCTCGACTCGCGCGGGACGCTGCGGGCGCTGGCCACCGCGGGCGCCCAGGTGCGCCAGGCCGTCCGCCTGTCCGAGGAGGCCGGCGTGGCCCGGGTCGGCGGCGGCGAGCGGCCCCGGTCGGTCGTCGTCGCGGCGACCGGCGGGTCGGCGGTCGTCGCCGACGTCCTCGAGCTGCTCGCCGAGCCCGGGTCGCCGGTGCCGGTGGCCGTGCGGCGCAACGTGCCGCTGCCCGGCTGGGTCGGCTCGCTCGACCTCGTCGTCGCCGTGTCGCAGTCGGGGCGGGCCCCCGGCCCGCTCGCGCTCGCCGCCGAGGCGGCCCGCCGCGGGGCGTCGCTGCTCACCGTCGGCGCGCCCGACTCGCCGCTCGCCGACGTCGCCGCCCGGGCCCGCGGGGTGCACGTGCCGACCCCGCCCGGTCCCGCGTCGTCGCGGACCGCCCTGTGGGCGCTGCTGACCCCCGTCGTCCTCGCCGCCGACGCCCTCGGGCTCGTCGCGGCCCGCCCGGCCGTGCTGGTCTCCGTCGCCGACCGGCTCGACGCCCAGGCCGAGCTGTTCCGCCCGGGCAGCGACACCTTCGTCAACCCTGCCAAGAGCCTGGCGCTCGAGCTGGCCGACGGGGTCCCGGTCGTCCTCGGCGACGGCGCCCTCACCGGCGTGGCCGCCGCCCGGGCGGCCTCGATGCTGGCCCGCACGGCCCGGGTGCCGGCCACCTGGGGCCAGCTGCCGGACGCGGCCTCGCAGGTCGTCGCCTGCTTCGACGGCCCCTACAGCGACGCGGGGATCTCGCGCGGCGCGGGCCTGGGCGACCTGCGGGTGGACGACATCTTCGCCGACCCCTTCCTCGACGGCCCGCCCATGCCCCGGCTGCGCCTGCTCATGCTGCGCGACACCGCCGCCGAGGAGCGCGGCGGTCCCGACGGCGAGCAGGCGCAGGGCCGCCGGGTCGCCGACGCCGTCGTCCGGCTGGCCGCCGACGCCGGCGTCCGGGTCAGCCAGCACGACACCGAGGCGGGCCACGCCCTCGAGCGGCTGGCCGGCCACGTCGCGCTCGTCGACTTCGCGGCGACGTACCTCTCGCTCGGGCTCGGGACCGACCCCGGCCTGTCACCGCACGTCGCCGACCTGCGCGACCTCACGGGGGAGTGA
- a CDS encoding MFS transporter, with product MSAPTTVSPERLSSPRQLAAASVGNLVEWYDWYAYSFLATYFATQVFPKGEGGLTSLLDAFAVFAVGFFMRPVGGLLMGAVADRLGRKAALTLTILLMGAGSLLVAVLPTYAQVGVLSPVLLVVARLVQGLSVGGEFAASTTFLVESAPPHRRGFFSSFQYVSTTIGQLLASGLAAVLASTLSDDAMSSWGWRVPFAVGALLSLVGLLIRRGARETLADADDLRSGRVRRPGLLDALRHHPRQSLLIVGITVAGTIAYYTWTTYLPTYANTYAGVPKGTALWVGTVALVFFMVLNPLMGMLSDRVGRRPLLLTFAAAFVLLTVPGLALLDDGAGRLLLVQGTGMVFLAMYTSIAAAVNAEVFPARVRASGIGFPYSLSVALFGGTAPYVGTALKDAGHGTLFPWYLSALCLVSLVVYAVALRETAHRPLPA from the coding sequence GTGAGCGCCCCCACCACGGTCAGCCCGGAACGCCTGTCCTCGCCCCGCCAGCTCGCCGCGGCGAGCGTCGGCAACCTCGTCGAGTGGTACGACTGGTACGCCTACTCGTTCCTCGCGACGTACTTCGCGACCCAGGTCTTCCCGAAGGGCGAGGGCGGCCTGACCTCGCTGCTCGACGCGTTCGCCGTCTTCGCGGTCGGGTTCTTCATGCGCCCGGTCGGCGGGCTGCTCATGGGGGCGGTCGCCGACCGGCTGGGGCGCAAGGCCGCCCTCACGCTGACCATCCTGCTCATGGGTGCGGGGTCGCTGCTCGTCGCGGTGCTGCCGACGTACGCGCAGGTGGGGGTCCTGTCCCCCGTCCTGCTCGTCGTCGCCCGGCTCGTCCAGGGGCTGTCGGTCGGCGGGGAGTTCGCGGCGTCGACGACCTTTCTCGTCGAGTCGGCGCCCCCGCACCGGCGCGGGTTCTTCTCCAGCTTCCAGTACGTCTCGACGACGATCGGGCAGCTGCTCGCCTCCGGCCTCGCCGCGGTGCTCGCGTCCACGCTGTCCGACGACGCCATGTCGTCGTGGGGCTGGCGGGTCCCCTTCGCGGTCGGCGCGCTGCTCAGCCTCGTCGGCCTGCTCATCCGCCGCGGCGCCCGCGAGACCCTCGCCGACGCCGACGACCTGCGCTCAGGGCGCGTGCGACGCCCCGGGCTGCTCGACGCGCTGCGCCACCACCCGCGCCAGTCCCTGCTCATCGTCGGGATCACCGTGGCCGGGACGATCGCCTACTACACGTGGACGACCTACCTGCCGACCTACGCCAACACGTACGCCGGCGTGCCCAAGGGGACGGCGCTGTGGGTCGGCACCGTCGCGCTGGTGTTCTTCATGGTCCTCAACCCGCTCATGGGGATGCTGTCCGACCGGGTCGGGCGCAGGCCGCTGCTGCTGACCTTCGCCGCCGCGTTCGTCCTGCTCACCGTCCCCGGGCTGGCGCTGCTCGACGACGGGGCCGGGCGGCTGCTGCTCGTCCAGGGCACGGGGATGGTCTTCCTCGCCATGTACACCTCGATCGCCGCCGCGGTGAACGCCGAGGTCTTCCCGGCCCGGGTCCGCGCGAGCGGCATCGGCTTCCCGTACTCGCTGTCCGTCGCGCTTTTCGGCGGCACGGCGCCGTACGTCGGCACGGCCCTCAAGGACGCCGGGCACGGCACCCTCTTCCCCTGGTACCTCAGCGCGCTCTGCCTCGTCTCGCTCGTCGTCTACGCGGTCGCCCTGCGCGAGACCGCCCACCGGCCGTTGCCGGCGTAG
- a CDS encoding YbaK/EbsC family protein — translation MPSAAGTLDWLPLADHLDLVAAPVASAAALVPRARVARIDAGLADTAAFCAAYDVAPGASANCVVVAGRRGGATTYAAVLVLATTRADVNGVVRTELDARKCSFAAHDDAVGLTGMEFGGITPVGLPEGWPVLVDEAVVAAGDVVVGSGLRSSKLLLPAADLLRLPGARALALSRPA, via the coding sequence ATGCCCTCCGCCGCCGGCACCCTCGACTGGCTCCCGCTCGCCGACCACCTCGACCTCGTCGCCGCACCGGTCGCGTCGGCGGCCGCCCTCGTGCCGCGGGCGCGGGTCGCGCGCATCGACGCGGGCCTCGCCGACACGGCCGCCTTCTGCGCGGCCTACGACGTCGCGCCCGGGGCGAGCGCCAACTGCGTCGTCGTCGCGGGCCGCCGCGGCGGGGCGACGACGTACGCCGCCGTGCTCGTGCTCGCCACGACGCGCGCCGACGTCAACGGGGTCGTGCGCACCGAGCTCGACGCGCGCAAGTGCTCCTTCGCCGCCCACGACGACGCGGTCGGGCTGACCGGCATGGAGTTCGGCGGGATCACCCCGGTCGGGCTGCCCGAGGGCTGGCCCGTGCTCGTCGACGAGGCCGTCGTGGCGGCCGGCGACGTCGTCGTCGGCAGCGGGCTGCGCTCGAGCAAGCTGCTGCTGCCGGCCGCGGACCTGCTGCGCCTGCCGGGCGCCCGCGCGCTCGCGCTGTCCCGGCCCGCCTGA
- a CDS encoding glycosyltransferase 87 family protein — protein sequence MSASLLPAPVAASTDPRDVPAPSSPLHPPRAARRRLALPSLRPTLVAHVTWWMVAATLLLLHLLDARGAEGFGVDLDVYLRGGSAIRHGEDLYAVTVHGLLFTYPPFAATAYAVVAGLPAGLLTGLSLGVSLVALAVVVAVVGHRLALPATTVASIGAGLAVSEPVFRTLLLGQVNAVLLLLVVLDLLVLPRGRQGLLVGLAAGVKLVPGVFVLWFLLRRDRRGALLSGAGFVATLVVGALADPAGSRWYWGGGALSLGKFGRSSVFAVDNQSLSALVDRLRHDPGLPASVTVVSAVLLVAVAALVARAALAAGDEVGALLALALGGLLASPVSWTHHWVWFGPVALWLAARRRRWAGVTLGALGVLVLVGPMWLLPSGPWSPLGHDLAQGVVGGCYAVAGLALLVALGLVSRRAVPRARGAAPSQGVEDAASPVSHIRAPRSGRTGILLRARRGRRDGGVAAVEAAIVLPILFVVLFGIIEFGFVFRDDISITTAIRSGTRYAAIGKTGDPTFPAGAVTQVANGLTGVDMSGFQSMWVYDASTSTTPPSACGTSTCLSYPWDNTTRTFGTPTGSWNPCAAATTTGGRVALYIAVKHTAFTGLVPASPTISDKAVFAFEPGACS from the coding sequence GTGTCCGCTTCCCTGCTCCCGGCGCCGGTCGCTGCCTCGACCGACCCCCGTGACGTCCCCGCCCCCTCGAGCCCCCTGCACCCCCCGCGCGCCGCGCGGCGGCGCCTCGCCCTGCCGTCGCTGCGCCCGACCCTCGTGGCCCACGTGACCTGGTGGATGGTCGCGGCGACGCTCCTGCTCCTGCACCTGCTCGACGCGCGCGGCGCGGAGGGCTTCGGCGTCGACCTCGACGTCTACCTGCGGGGCGGGTCGGCGATCCGGCACGGCGAGGACCTGTACGCCGTCACGGTGCACGGGCTGCTCTTCACCTACCCGCCCTTCGCCGCGACGGCGTACGCCGTCGTCGCGGGGCTGCCCGCCGGGCTGCTCACCGGTCTCTCCCTCGGGGTGAGCCTGGTCGCCCTGGCCGTCGTCGTCGCCGTCGTCGGGCACCGGCTGGCGCTGCCCGCGACCACGGTCGCGAGCATCGGGGCCGGGCTGGCGGTCAGCGAGCCCGTCTTCCGCACGCTGCTGCTCGGCCAGGTCAACGCGGTCCTGCTGCTCCTCGTCGTCCTCGACCTGCTCGTGCTGCCGCGCGGGCGCCAGGGCCTGCTCGTCGGCCTCGCCGCCGGCGTCAAGCTCGTCCCGGGCGTCTTCGTCCTGTGGTTCCTGCTGAGGCGCGACCGCCGCGGCGCCCTGCTCAGCGGTGCGGGGTTCGTCGCGACGCTCGTCGTCGGGGCTCTGGCCGACCCGGCGGGATCGCGCTGGTACTGGGGCGGCGGTGCCCTCTCGCTGGGCAAGTTCGGCCGCTCCTCCGTCTTCGCCGTCGACAACCAGTCCCTGTCGGCCCTCGTGGACCGCCTGCGCCACGACCCCGGCCTGCCGGCCTCGGTCACCGTCGTCAGCGCGGTGCTGCTCGTCGCGGTCGCCGCGCTCGTGGCCCGGGCGGCGCTCGCCGCCGGCGACGAGGTGGGGGCGCTCCTCGCCCTCGCCCTCGGCGGGCTGCTCGCCTCGCCCGTTTCGTGGACCCACCACTGGGTCTGGTTCGGCCCGGTCGCCCTGTGGCTCGCGGCCCGCCGCCGCCGCTGGGCGGGCGTCACCCTGGGGGCCCTCGGCGTCCTCGTGCTCGTCGGCCCGATGTGGCTGCTCCCGAGCGGCCCGTGGTCGCCCCTGGGTCACGACCTCGCGCAGGGGGTCGTCGGCGGCTGCTACGCCGTCGCCGGCCTGGCGCTGCTCGTCGCGCTGGGGCTGGTGTCCCGGCGCGCGGTGCCCCGCGCACGCGGAGCGGCGCCCTCCCAGGGGGTGGAGGACGCCGCATCGCCAGTCTCGCACATCCGCGCCCCGCGGTCGGGGCGGACGGGGATCCTGCTGCGCGCGCGCCGGGGTCGGCGTGACGGCGGGGTCGCCGCCGTGGAGGCGGCGATCGTCCTGCCGATCCTCTTCGTCGTGCTCTTCGGGATCATCGAGTTCGGCTTCGTCTTCCGCGACGACATCAGCATCACGACGGCCATCCGGTCGGGGACCCGCTACGCCGCCATCGGCAAGACCGGCGACCCCACCTTCCCCGCCGGCGCCGTCACCCAGGTCGCCAACGGCCTCACCGGCGTCGACATGTCGGGCTTCCAGTCCATGTGGGTGTACGACGCCTCGACGTCGACCACCCCGCCGTCGGCCTGCGGCACCTCGACCTGCCTGTCCTACCCGTGGGACAACACGACCCGCACCTTCGGGACGCCGACCGGCAGCTGGAACCCCTGCGCGGCGGCGACGACGACGGGGGGCCGGGTGGCCCTCTACATCGCCGTCAAGCACACCGCCTTCACCGGGCTGGTCCCGGCGTCGCCGACGATCAGCGACAAGGCCGTCTTCGCCTTCGAGCCCGGCGCGTGCTCGTGA